The genomic segment TTGTCGTTTCTGCTTGCGTTGTTACGGTGGTGAACAGGCAGGCTACCAGTGTCAAGGCGCTGAAAGTGCGTTTAACCATTTTTTGATCAGCTCCTTGCCGCCTGCATGGTTTGCCTGGCAGTGGAGCCAAAGCCGCCACGCTGGCTGGTGCCGGTGAAGGTTCTGCTGGTGTTGGCTGCCAGTTGGCTTTTGGTGCGTGTTACGGGATCACGAAGATTCTGGTTGCCAAGGTACTGACCGTTGGCCATAACATAATGCCAGAGGAAGGGCGTGTGGCTGCGATAAGTCGAGCCCTGGCCTCCATCACCACTGCTGCTCAGAGTCTCGTCGGAAATGCTGTACACCGGCTGCAATTGCCTGTCATCCAGAGATTCGGGCGCGGGCTTGGTTCCCTCATAGGTGCCATCAAGGATGGCTTGATCGACCAGAAAGCCCGAAAAGGGGGGACGATAGTAGCCATCTGCTGTGCGCTCGCAGACGGAGAGATCGTCAATACCGCACCAGCCATTTTCACACGAACTGTTGACGGTTACGTGAGCAAAGTCCGACTCACATTGGTGGCGAGAAGTGTACTTTGGGGCGATTGACGGATGCCGCTCTGCTGCCTCTGCGTTCAGTGTCTCGCAATAGTCCTGTGCGCCTGGCAAGGCGGTCTGGCATGCCTGCAGGTCCCGAAAAACCCGGACCTCA from the Marinobacter sp. LQ44 genome contains:
- a CDS encoding DUF1190 domain-containing protein codes for the protein MATQDEANAILPTRTRRQKRSQTATLVLMGATPFAVLGLDPLHSEVRVFRDLQACQTALPGAQDYCETLNAEAAERHPSIAPKYTSRHQCESDFAHVTVNSSCENGWCGIDDLSVCERTADGYYRPPFSGFLVDQAILDGTYEGTKPAPESLDDRQLQPVYSISDETLSSSGDGGQGSTYRSHTPFLWHYVMANGQYLGNQNLRDPVTRTKSQLAANTSRTFTGTSQRGGFGSTARQTMQAARS